The following are from one region of the Petrotoga mobilis SJ95 genome:
- the lepB gene encoding signal peptidase I, translating into MKEATKKKIKDETLDWIYAIIYALIFGTIIRLYVFETMMVPTPSMVPTIQVYDRLFVEKVTYEFAEPNRGSIVVFWTPFVDIRAQQQLRTFDRFMDFFAPAQFEGHVKYVKRLVGKPGDTLRLVPVEEKFWEDIKNGEIQNTPEWLDFIIDYYESVDYIPTQIKNKVSKLEINGEILPEFENIYYLRDAIFEDPKFFDYIAYPDQYRYEIATSDLFFMYKDNFTGRLIPAKPTIEWYKEMRDTLLFTNFYENELSKLDLTSLIFRDEEGLVNVKIPEGYYFFMGDNTLESQDSRFFGFVPVENVIGTTFLRIYPFDRFGKI; encoded by the coding sequence TTGAAAGAGGCTACTAAGAAGAAAATTAAAGATGAAACCTTAGATTGGATTTACGCCATAATATATGCACTGATATTTGGAACAATTATCAGACTCTACGTGTTTGAAACAATGATGGTTCCAACTCCTTCTATGGTTCCAACGATCCAAGTATACGACAGGTTGTTTGTAGAAAAAGTTACCTATGAATTTGCCGAACCAAATAGAGGCTCAATAGTGGTCTTTTGGACACCTTTTGTGGACATTAGGGCCCAACAACAGTTACGTACTTTTGATAGGTTTATGGATTTTTTTGCTCCAGCACAATTTGAAGGTCATGTAAAATACGTTAAGAGATTGGTGGGGAAACCGGGTGATACCTTAAGACTGGTACCAGTTGAAGAAAAGTTTTGGGAAGATATTAAAAACGGAGAAATTCAAAATACTCCCGAGTGGTTAGATTTTATTATTGATTATTATGAAAGTGTAGATTATATTCCAACCCAGATAAAAAACAAGGTTTCAAAACTAGAAATAAACGGCGAAATACTACCTGAATTTGAAAATATTTATTATTTAAGAGATGCAATATTTGAAGATCCTAAATTTTTTGATTATATAGCCTATCCCGATCAATACCGTTATGAAATTGCTACATCTGATTTATTTTTTATGTATAAAGATAACTTCACAGGCAGATTAATACCAGCTAAACCCACTATTGAATGGTACAAAGAAATGAGAGATACACTCTTATTTACCAATTTTTATGAAAACGAACTTTCAAAATTGGACTTGACTTCTTTAATATTCAGAGATGAAGAAGGACTTGTAAATGTAAAAATTCCAGAAGGATACTATTTCTTCATGGGTGATAATACATTGGAAAGTCAAGACAGCCGCTTTTTTGGATTTGTTCCTGTTGAGAATGTTATTGGAACGACTTTTTTAAGAATTTATCCGTTTGACAGGTTCGGTAAGATATAG
- the rsmG gene encoding 16S rRNA (guanine(527)-N(7))-methyltransferase RsmG gives MKESDEKAEKINKYIEMLINYPVNLTAYTTKKDAYENLILDSLIPIEAEDTFLNSKNIVDIGTGGGIPGLVWAIYFPEKEFYLVDSVSKKIEALKIFIKELKITNVYLFCERAEDFAKTHRDYFDFATCKALARSDIALEYLSPLVKVNSYISLFKGPSYYTNEMKYTQNVLKKLNIAEFKEIDYEIGEDKKKRYMILFKKIGITPQNFPRQVGIPKKFPLGEIK, from the coding sequence ATGAAAGAATCGGATGAAAAGGCTGAAAAAATTAATAAATACATTGAAATGTTAATTAACTATCCCGTAAATCTGACTGCTTATACAACCAAAAAAGACGCCTATGAAAACCTCATTTTAGACAGTTTAATTCCTATAGAGGCAGAAGATACCTTTCTAAATTCAAAAAATATTGTAGATATAGGAACAGGGGGAGGGATACCTGGTTTAGTATGGGCTATATACTTCCCAGAAAAAGAATTTTATCTAGTAGATAGCGTATCAAAAAAGATAGAAGCTTTAAAAATTTTTATAAAAGAGTTAAAAATAACTAACGTTTATTTGTTCTGTGAACGAGCAGAGGATTTTGCAAAAACTCATCGAGATTATTTCGACTTTGCCACATGTAAAGCGTTAGCCAGAAGTGATATTGCATTAGAATACTTGTCACCGCTCGTGAAAGTAAATAGCTATATATCTCTATTCAAAGGCCCATCATACTACACAAATGAAATGAAATATACACAAAATGTGTTGAAAAAGCTAAATATCGCTGAGTTTAAAGAAATTGATTACGAAATTGGAGAAGACAAAAAGAAAAGGTATATGATACTTTTTAAAAAGATTGGAATAACCCCCCAAAACTTTCCAAGGCAAGTAGGGATCCCGAAAAAATTTCCTTTAGGAGAAATCAAATGA
- a CDS encoding lipoate--protein ligase family protein has translation MIKIIVDQPYEGSMNMAFDLAIAKLNAIRKISTLRIYQWKCPTLSLGKHQKTDNLNWEFIKSNNISVVRRPSGGRAVLHNNEITYSFSTFVSNKNLPNNLLASYLKISQALVRSLQALGIEADLERSKKEGVTKDLCYDAPSFYEVKVNGKKLIGSAQYRTANFVLQHGSIPIKHDYETYVNSFKYSHTEWIKQHLISSTIDLETILKKPISKIEIVKALEIGFKSVFKEEISEGFLEQEEILLAQKIKNNFTVLEEKN, from the coding sequence ATGATAAAAATAATTGTTGATCAGCCTTATGAGGGTTCTATGAACATGGCATTTGATTTAGCCATAGCCAAACTAAATGCAATTAGAAAAATTTCTACTTTAAGGATCTATCAATGGAAATGCCCCACCTTATCCCTTGGGAAACATCAAAAAACGGACAACCTAAACTGGGAGTTTATAAAAAGTAACAATATTTCTGTTGTAAGAAGGCCCTCTGGTGGGAGAGCGGTTTTACATAATAATGAAATAACTTATTCGTTCTCAACCTTTGTTAGCAACAAAAACTTACCAAATAATCTACTTGCCAGCTACTTAAAAATCTCTCAAGCGTTAGTAAGATCATTACAAGCATTAGGAATAGAAGCGGATCTTGAAAGGTCAAAAAAAGAAGGAGTAACCAAAGACCTTTGCTATGACGCCCCTTCATTTTATGAGGTGAAAGTTAACGGAAAGAAATTAATTGGAAGTGCACAATACAGAACAGCAAATTTCGTTCTTCAACATGGTTCAATTCCGATTAAGCATGACTATGAAACCTATGTTAATTCTTTTAAATATTCTCATACTGAATGGATAAAACAACATTTAATTAGTTCTACCATCGATTTAGAAACAATTTTAAAAAAACCTATTTCAAAGATAGAGATAGTCAAAGCTCTTGAAATAGGTTTTAAATCGGTCTTCAAAGAAGAAATATCAGAAGGCTTTTTAGAACAAGAAGAAATACTTCTTGCACAAAAAATCAAAAATAATTTTACCGTTCTGGAGGAAAAGAACTAA
- a CDS encoding flagellar basal body P-ring protein FlgI, giving the protein MRKNLFVTFLLILIINVYVFAGVRIKDISDFRGARDNQLFGIGLVTGLNGSGDSGNVPSEMLNNMLANFNINITSYVETQNTALVMVFADIPSFYKEGMRLDVTVAAIGDSDSIENGVLMQTPLYGADNKVYAVAQGNVLTGGANIRSSSNLQEKYKVVGYIPEGAIIEKEIPAQIVNENTVTINLKQPDITTSARVANAINSTFSLKIAKAIDPSSIRIEVPKYFEDDIISFLALIEEIEITPDVKAKIVINEKTGTIVLGGDVEIADFTVSHGNFNVSVENGKISGKPATVSNLITALKTAGATPQDIIAIIQSVQAYLYADLVVM; this is encoded by the coding sequence ATGAGGAAAAATTTATTTGTCACCTTTTTATTAATTTTAATTATAAACGTATATGTCTTTGCCGGAGTTAGAATAAAAGATATATCTGACTTCAGAGGTGCAAGGGACAATCAATTATTTGGAATCGGTTTAGTTACAGGGTTAAATGGTAGTGGTGATTCAGGGAATGTACCCTCTGAAATGCTAAACAATATGCTGGCCAACTTTAACATCAATATTACCTCTTATGTAGAGACACAAAATACAGCACTTGTTATGGTCTTTGCTGATATACCTTCTTTTTACAAGGAAGGTATGAGATTAGATGTCACAGTAGCTGCTATAGGAGATTCTGACTCTATTGAAAATGGAGTTTTAATGCAAACACCACTCTACGGTGCTGATAATAAAGTTTATGCTGTTGCACAAGGTAATGTTCTAACTGGTGGAGCCAATATTCGCTCTTCATCTAACCTACAAGAAAAATACAAGGTTGTCGGGTATATCCCTGAAGGGGCAATTATAGAGAAAGAAATCCCTGCACAGATCGTAAATGAAAACACTGTGACTATCAACTTGAAACAACCAGATATAACAACATCGGCGAGGGTTGCCAACGCAATAAACTCAACTTTTTCATTAAAAATTGCAAAAGCTATTGATCCATCATCAATTAGAATAGAAGTGCCTAAATACTTTGAAGATGATATCATTTCGTTTTTGGCTTTAATTGAAGAGATAGAGATTACTCCGGATGTAAAAGCCAAGATAGTGATCAATGAAAAAACTGGAACAATAGTTTTGGGAGGAGATGTTGAAATAGCAGATTTCACTGTTAGTCATGGTAACTTCAATGTAAGTGTTGAAAACGGAAAAATAAGTGGGAAACCTGCAACGGTTTCAAATTTGATTACAGCCTTAAAAACGGCTGGAGCAACTCCTCAAGATATAATTGCAATTATTCAAAGCGTTCAAGCTTATCTCTATGCTGACTTGGTGGTGATGTAA
- a CDS encoding flagellar basal body L-ring protein FlgH, translating to MKTKKFSKVLIFFLTFLVSTSLGFSESLWNKNDEEGNSIYNYNQDFGVGDVVTIVVSENPSLSLSENMPDYKKASVDTVNSVVTNIGGVDLSNFLPIGAGDPAQVSVQNDQKSASSSAEVQLFVSAVIQEEDQNGLLKIRGEKEIKVGNNRNTMIVEGYVSPKNIARDGTIYSSSLANAKIWYDGDIVFQQDPNEPSWLTSILSGIANIFF from the coding sequence ATGAAGACTAAAAAGTTTTCAAAAGTTTTGATTTTTTTCTTAACTTTTCTAGTTTCAACTAGCCTTGGGTTCTCCGAGTCGTTGTGGAATAAAAATGATGAAGAAGGTAATTCTATTTACAACTATAATCAGGATTTTGGCGTTGGAGATGTCGTAACAATTGTCGTTTCAGAAAATCCTTCCCTCTCTTTATCTGAAAATATGCCTGATTATAAAAAAGCGTCCGTTGATACGGTTAACTCAGTAGTTACAAATATAGGAGGGGTAGATTTATCCAATTTTTTGCCCATTGGGGCTGGAGATCCTGCGCAGGTTAGTGTACAAAACGATCAAAAAAGCGCCTCTTCTTCTGCAGAGGTTCAGCTATTTGTATCCGCAGTAATCCAAGAAGAGGACCAAAATGGACTTTTAAAAATTAGAGGAGAAAAGGAAATTAAAGTGGGTAACAACAGGAATACAATGATTGTTGAAGGTTACGTTTCTCCAAAAAATATAGCAAGAGATGGAACTATTTATTCTTCCAGTTTAGCTAATGCAAAAATTTGGTACGATGGAGATATAGTTTTCCAACAGGATCCTAATGAACCGTCATGGTTAACCTCTATACTTTCAGGAATAGCAAATATATTCTTTTAG
- the flgA gene encoding flagellar basal body P-ring formation chaperone FlgA, whose amino-acid sequence MTRLIKIIFFSVMLIVSSSFFSSTVFTIPGVIFSEDWIFSLKDIFPEMKSDRTISYIVNDKLIYSEIELSKILYGLVSSYYSDFELVFEDSTVTVIYKNDHKDLDFHYIDLESFLQQKIKEYDNSLTVNSIDLQVLPERVLSAEVTKIFHSYDKLYMSLNVKDDKNNQKILTVIANVSKYEEVLVYSKDLTRGTILNEELTEPATKNVLTINNKPVDVELLRSGSYELTKDVKKGEIVDSTYLKRIPDVKPGDIVTVLVEFEGIRVSTLARAMTNGNFGDTLSVRNVESGNIITGKLKEGPILLVSLGGL is encoded by the coding sequence TTGACACGATTAATCAAAATTATATTTTTTTCTGTGATGTTGATTGTATCATCAAGTTTTTTTTCGAGCACAGTTTTTACGATTCCGGGAGTTATATTCAGTGAAGATTGGATTTTTTCTCTCAAAGATATATTCCCTGAGATGAAATCAGATAGGACTATCTCTTATATAGTTAACGATAAGTTAATTTATTCTGAAATAGAGCTTTCAAAAATTTTGTATGGTTTAGTGAGTAGTTATTACAGCGATTTTGAACTAGTTTTTGAAGATAGTACGGTTACGGTTATATACAAAAACGATCATAAAGACCTAGATTTTCATTACATTGATTTAGAAAGTTTTTTACAGCAAAAGATAAAAGAGTACGACAATTCTTTGACCGTGAATAGTATTGATCTACAGGTTCTTCCAGAAAGGGTTTTATCAGCAGAAGTGACAAAGATCTTTCACAGCTACGATAAGTTATATATGAGTTTGAATGTTAAAGACGATAAAAACAATCAAAAGATTCTGACAGTCATTGCTAATGTATCCAAATATGAAGAAGTGCTTGTATATTCCAAAGATTTAACCAGAGGAACAATATTGAATGAAGAATTAACAGAACCAGCTACTAAAAACGTTCTAACCATTAACAATAAACCTGTAGATGTAGAATTGTTAAGATCCGGAAGTTATGAATTAACCAAAGATGTAAAAAAAGGTGAAATAGTAGATTCAACTTATTTGAAGCGTATACCTGACGTGAAACCTGGAGACATTGTAACGGTTTTGGTAGAATTTGAGGGAATAAGGGTTTCTACTTTAGCAAGGGCTATGACAAATGGGAATTTTGGAGACACTTTGAGCGTAAGGAATGTTGAAAGCGGAAACATAATAACTGGTAAACTGAAGGAAGGTCCTATACTTCTTGTTAGTTTAGGAGGTTTGTAA
- the flgG gene encoding flagellar basal-body rod protein FlgG yields the protein MLVSLYNAATGMNAEQRKLDIISNNLANVDTTGYKKQRAEFQDLLYSSVKEAGTPTAQGSTLPTGLYVGHGTRLAATTRIFTLGNIEPTDNSTDIAIMGDGFFQVQMQDGSIAYTRDGSFKLDANGRLTTSDGLMVIPNIVIPQNSVGINVSPDGIVSVSLGDGTIQNVGNLTTVRFLNPGGLKPIGNNLYSETPASGNPTEGIPGQDGFGALQQGYLEKSNVDVVKEMVDMIVAQRAYDINSKTITTADEMLRTVSNVKR from the coding sequence ATGTTGGTGTCTTTGTATAACGCTGCAACTGGTATGAATGCTGAACAAAGAAAGTTAGATATCATTTCAAACAATCTTGCAAACGTCGATACAACAGGATACAAAAAACAAAGAGCTGAATTTCAAGATTTGTTATATTCATCTGTAAAAGAAGCCGGTACCCCGACCGCTCAAGGTTCAACCTTACCGACAGGTCTTTATGTAGGTCACGGTACACGTTTGGCTGCAACAACGCGTATCTTTACGTTGGGAAACATAGAGCCAACCGATAATTCTACTGATATAGCAATCATGGGAGATGGATTTTTTCAAGTTCAGATGCAAGATGGAAGTATAGCCTACACCAGAGATGGTTCTTTTAAATTGGATGCCAACGGTAGACTTACTACCAGTGATGGATTGATGGTTATCCCAAATATAGTGATTCCTCAAAATTCTGTGGGAATAAACGTTTCTCCTGATGGAATAGTAAGTGTTTCTTTGGGAGATGGAACGATTCAAAATGTAGGGAATCTCACTACTGTGAGATTTTTAAACCCTGGAGGTTTAAAACCCATAGGTAATAACTTATATTCTGAAACGCCAGCTTCCGGTAATCCAACGGAAGGGATACCTGGACAGGATGGATTTGGAGCTTTACAACAAGGTTATTTAGAAAAATCCAACGTCGATGTCGTTAAAGAAATGGTAGATATGATAGTTGCACAAAGAGCTTACGATATTAATTCTAAAACTATCACAACCGCTGATGAAATGTTGAGAACAGTTTCAAATGTTAAGAGATAA
- a CDS encoding flagellar hook-basal body protein, with product MKGIYNATAGMLNSFAELNSISNNLANLNTVGYKKDFNLFKSVYEKEIRSYQNAQGKGEPIGNIYSSVVLDEVIPNLEQGPLVETSGKLDFAIEGDGFFKIERNGNYFYTRNGEFSLSPENYLVTKSGDYVLDEENNPILVDLDNFFVDEEGNISGTNTRLNILNVENLNKYGENYFTGEELGQAGNFNMRQGFLESSNVDALNEMIKMIEANRKFDILQKAVLTGDSLNAKLIEITSNF from the coding sequence ATGAAAGGAATATACAATGCAACGGCTGGTATGCTCAACTCTTTTGCTGAATTGAACTCTATTTCCAACAATTTGGCTAACCTAAACACCGTAGGTTATAAAAAGGATTTTAACCTATTTAAAAGTGTATACGAAAAAGAGATTAGATCATATCAAAATGCACAAGGAAAAGGCGAACCAATAGGGAACATTTATAGTTCGGTTGTTTTGGACGAGGTAATTCCAAATCTTGAACAAGGGCCTTTGGTAGAAACAAGTGGAAAATTAGACTTTGCAATAGAAGGAGACGGTTTTTTTAAAATAGAGAGAAACGGTAACTACTTTTACACACGAAATGGTGAATTTTCTTTAAGTCCTGAAAATTACCTTGTCACAAAAAGTGGTGATTACGTGTTAGATGAAGAAAATAACCCTATACTTGTAGATCTGGATAATTTTTTTGTGGATGAAGAGGGTAATATATCTGGGACAAACACAAGATTAAACATCCTAAATGTAGAGAATTTGAATAAATATGGTGAAAATTATTTCACTGGAGAAGAGCTAGGACAAGCAGGTAACTTCAATATGAGACAAGGGTTTCTAGAGAGTTCAAACGTTGATGCCCTAAATGAGATGATTAAGATGATCGAAGCAAATAGAAAATTTGATATACTACAAAAAGCAGTATTAACAGGGGATTCACTCAACGCAAAGCTTATTGAAATAACTTCAAACTTTTAA
- the mreB gene encoding rod shape-determining protein, producing MAKSDLGIDLGTATFVVYQRGQGIILEEPSVVAVDKSKKKLLAIGKEAKDMVGKTPSQIQIIRPVQDGVITDPSIIEEVLRYFVKKAKSKGFNMYKPRLIIGIPALTTDVERRAVKEAGSRIGASKVFLISEPLAAAIGSGIDITEPNGHMVIDIGGGTTDLAILSLGGCVISETIKVAGEAMDQEIIKYTKRRYKFLIGETTAERLKIDIGKAFSQEENLEMEVKGQNIKTGLPSNLKLTSDDIFYAIKPILNEIINKIKNILEKTPPELAADIMQNGLIVVGGVARLRGLDKLISEQTGVRTYIPEEPHLVCAKGTGILLEDIELLNKVQVN from the coding sequence ATGGCAAAATCCGATTTAGGAATAGATTTAGGAACTGCAACCTTTGTAGTATATCAACGTGGTCAAGGGATTATCCTTGAAGAACCTTCAGTGGTAGCAGTTGATAAAAGTAAAAAAAAGTTGTTAGCAATAGGAAAAGAAGCAAAAGATATGGTTGGGAAAACTCCCAGTCAAATACAAATTATTAGGCCTGTACAGGATGGGGTTATTACAGATCCCAGTATCATCGAGGAAGTGTTGAGATATTTTGTCAAAAAAGCCAAATCCAAAGGTTTTAATATGTACAAACCACGATTAATCATAGGGATACCTGCTTTAACTACAGACGTTGAAAGAAGGGCGGTTAAAGAGGCGGGGAGTAGGATTGGAGCTTCTAAAGTATTTCTTATAAGCGAACCTTTAGCCGCCGCTATAGGCAGTGGAATAGATATAACAGAACCTAACGGACACATGGTCATTGATATAGGAGGGGGTACAACCGACTTAGCAATTTTGAGTTTAGGAGGTTGTGTCATAAGTGAAACGATAAAAGTTGCAGGCGAAGCCATGGATCAAGAAATAATTAAATATACTAAAAGAAGATATAAATTCTTGATCGGTGAAACTACCGCTGAAAGGTTAAAAATAGACATAGGCAAGGCTTTTTCTCAAGAAGAAAATCTTGAAATGGAAGTTAAAGGTCAGAATATCAAAACAGGACTTCCTTCAAATTTAAAACTAACTTCGGACGATATTTTCTATGCAATCAAACCAATATTGAATGAAATAATTAATAAAATAAAAAATATTTTAGAAAAAACTCCTCCAGAATTAGCTGCGGATATAATGCAAAATGGACTTATAGTAGTAGGAGGAGTAGCAAGACTAAGAGGATTGGATAAATTAATATCAGAGCAAACTGGCGTAAGAACATATATTCCGGAAGAGCCACATCTTGTTTGTGCAAAAGGTACAGGAATTTTGTTAGAAGACATAGAATTATTAAACAAAGTACAAGTAAATTAG
- a CDS encoding RuvX/YqgF family protein codes for MGVIKNLKVYGIDYGTSNCGIAILKQDVNIPLPKETIKSEKLLEFLVSLDLSHDDLIVFGLPISMSGRYSKQSFLSIDEAIKIKEKIGCKIYFVDERLTTSSLYSEVRGQVSYKKVKRTKDQNSSVLILSNFIQSPENAIALVEKEVYNLKKDFSCYKDILIWDVPINNELENFSIFAKDPWVFWYYYKKGFESTTLMSDLKDYYDLIITNKENREKIQVNINFNELMCL; via the coding sequence ATGGGAGTTATTAAGAACTTAAAAGTTTATGGAATCGATTATGGGACGAGTAATTGTGGGATAGCTATTTTAAAACAAGATGTAAATATTCCATTGCCAAAAGAGACAATAAAGTCTGAAAAACTCTTAGAATTCTTGGTTTCATTGGATTTAAGCCACGACGATTTAATCGTGTTTGGATTACCAATTTCCATGTCTGGGAGATATTCAAAACAGAGTTTTTTGAGTATAGATGAAGCTATAAAGATAAAAGAAAAGATAGGATGCAAAATTTACTTTGTAGATGAAAGATTGACCACTTCCTCTTTGTATAGCGAGGTTAGAGGACAAGTTAGTTATAAAAAAGTAAAAAGGACCAAAGACCAGAATAGTAGTGTACTCATTCTATCCAATTTTATTCAGAGCCCTGAAAATGCCATTGCCTTAGTAGAAAAAGAAGTTTATAATCTAAAAAAAGATTTTTCATGTTACAAAGATATTTTGATCTGGGATGTTCCTATTAATAATGAGTTGGAAAATTTTTCTATCTTTGCAAAAGACCCTTGGGTATTTTGGTACTACTACAAAAAAGGATTCGAAAGTACCACTTTGATGTCAGACCTAAAAGATTATTATGATTTAATCATAACAAATAAAGAAAACAGAGAAAAAATTCAAGTAAATATTAATTTTAATGAATTGATGTGCCTGTAG
- a CDS encoding putative Se/S carrier-like protein — MSKNLRTTLDLDLVLLNENYQIIEIKEMLTKNGVFCKIFPPPKTVLQACAPVLCLSSKDKEKAIFILDKNGVKYDLVKLEKDIVWELLRT; from the coding sequence ATGAGTAAAAATTTGAGAACAACGTTAGATCTTGATTTGGTTTTGCTAAATGAAAATTATCAAATAATAGAAATAAAAGAGATGTTAACGAAGAACGGCGTTTTTTGTAAGATCTTTCCTCCCCCAAAAACTGTGTTACAAGCGTGTGCGCCAGTCTTATGCCTTTCCTCTAAAGATAAAGAAAAAGCCATTTTTATATTAGATAAAAATGGAGTTAAATATGATTTAGTCAAATTGGAGAAAGATATCGTATGGGAGTTATTAAGAACTTAA